TCGCGGATGATGCCGTCGGAACCGAGAAGACCCGGCTTTTCCTGGCCCGGTTCGCCATAACGAAGAAATTTCATGTGCTTTTTCCCTGATGAAGCGTTCAAATGGTCCAGCCGCCGTCGATGGCGTAGGCCTGGCCGGAGGTGTAGGTGGCGCCGGCGAGATAGACGGCGAGGTCGGCGATCTCTTCGGGCGTGCCGAGGCGGCCCATCGGCTGGCGGGAGATAAAGGCCGCGCGCGCCGTTTCGTAGTCTCCCTGTGCCCGCATGCGGCTTTCGAGCGACGGACTTTCGACCGTTCCCGGGCAGATCGCATTGCAGCGAATGCCGTCGCCCACATAATCCGCCGCAACGGCTTTCGTCAGTCCGATGACGGCTGCCTTGGTCACACCATAGGCGAAGCGGTTCGGCACGCCTTTGATGCTGGAGGCCACCGAGGCCATATTGACGATCGACCCGTCCTTGCGGGCGATCATGCCGGGCAGCACCGCGCGGATGGTGCGGATCATCGACTTGACGTTGAGGTCGAAGGCGAAATCGAGGTCCTCGTCCTTCATCGTCAGCACCGAGCCTGCATGCACGAAACCGGCGCAGTTGAAGAGCACGTCCACGGCCCCGATCTCTGCGACCAGCGCTTCGACCGCAGCGGTGTCGAGGACGTCCAGTCTGTGGGTGCTGATGCCCGCCTCGCCTTCGAGGCTGCCGACAACGTCCGCATTGATATCGGTCGCATGGACCTTGGCACCGGCCCTGGCGAAGGCAAGTGCGGTTGCGCGTCCTATGCCCTGCGCCGCAGCTGTGACGAGGACGACCTTTCCGGCAAGGCTCGCTGTCATTGGATGGTTCCCTCAAGTTTGCGTTCGACGATCAGAATGTGATCCGCGGCAAGAACGACCTCGCCGCGCTGGTTGATGACCTCGCACCGCTCGATGACCCGGCCGGCCCTCGGTCGCTTCGGATCGTCTTCCTTGGCGGCGATGGTGACGCGGGTGCGGATCGTATCGCCGATATGGACAGGGCGGACGAATCGCAGACGGTCGTAACCGTAAGAGAAGGCGACCGGGTTAATCAAGGAGGCGGTGAGCCCGACTCCGATCGAGAAGATCATCGTGCCGTGGGCAATGCGCTGACCGCCGGGCAGCGTTTTGGCGAACTCCGCATCCATGTGGTGCGGGAAGAAATCACCCGTATGCCCGGCGTGGACGACGAAGTCCGTTTCCGTGATCGTGCGTCCGCTCGTCAGCCGCACATGGCCCTGTTCGTAGTCCTCGTAGTAGATCGTCTGCTCGCTCATTTCACTTTTCCAATGGAAGCGCTGCGATCGGCGTTGCCGGGCGCGCGCTCGATTGATAGGCGGCCTCCACCAGGGCCATCGTCCGCCATGCGTCCTCGACCGACCCTATGAGTTCATCGTCCTCGCCGCAGGCATGGCGCTGCAGATTGGCCATCCGGTTGGCGAAGGCATCGGGGAACCAGGACCCTTCAAGCGGTACCGAAATCCATTCGCTGTCCCCCGAGGGACGAATCCACAGCTCGTCCGGCTCGCCGCGTGGATAGTCGAGATTGACGCCGAGCTTGACATAGGCGGCACCCCTCGTCCCGCAGATGCGGAATTCACAGGCCTGGAACCTCCGGCCGAAATCGTGGTCGTGATTGACGGAAAGCACGCAGCGCACGGCATCGCCGTAATCGAGGATCGCGGCGGTGCGGGTTTGAGCCACCTCGTGGTTCGGATGGCCGATGGTCTTGGCGTGAACACCCTGGGGATCGCCTAGGAGACTGCGCACGAGGTCCAGGTAGTGGATGGAATGCATCGCGATCTCGATGCGCGGCAGTCCCTTCAGGAACGGCCAGAGCCCCCAGGGCGTCGCAAGCGCCAGCCACGCGTCGAAATCGACGACCTCGCCGAGATAGCCCCTGGCGATCGCGTCCTTGAGCGCGAGCATCATCGGCGCGAAGCGGAGTTGAAAGTTCACCGCCGCCCTGATGTTCCGCTCACGGCAGATTTCGAGAATTCCGGTCGCCGCCGCAAGATCGCTGCCCATCGGCTTCTGTATCAGCGCAAAGGAGCCCTTCGGCAGTTGAGACAGGATCGAGGCGTGCGCGGCCGGCGGCGTCGCGAGATCGAAGATCGCGTTCTCCGCCGAAAGAGCCTCCCCTTCGCTCGTAAACGCCCTGACATCCCATTGCCGCGCGAGCGCCGCCGCCTTCTCCGCATCCGGATCGAAGATGCCGGCCACCGGGAAGCCTGCGTTCCTGTAGGCCGGAAGATGGGCGTCGCCGACGATGCTGCCCGCACCGAAGATGACGATGGGGCGTGGCGTAGCCGGCTTCGGCCACCATTGCCGCAGCGACGAGGGATCGAACGTCTCAGTCATGGTGGAAGACTTCCTCCATCATAGCCCACCACTCGCCTTGCCTGCGGCTTTCGAGAGGCTTCTGACAGGGCATGCACACCGACCACCATTCCTGGTTTTTCGGATGTGCCGCCATCTTCGCCATGTCGGCTTCGAAGTCCTCCCCGACATATTCCCAGTAGCCGAAGAGAAGATTTTCCGGCTCCTTCAGGAAGATCGAGTAATTGGTGATGTTGCACTCGCTGATCAGCGCGAGAATCTCCGGCCAGACGGCCGCATGCAGCCGCTTGTATTCCGCCACTTTCGGCGGTTCGAGCCCGATCACCATTCCCATTCTCTGCATGACTGTTCCCTTCTACCGGCGGAACTCGCGGGTGAACTCGGCGACCGAGCGCGCCTGGACAGCCTCCCAATCCCAGGCGATGCCGATGCCCGGATCGGAAGGCGCGATCGCCCTGCCCTCCCGGATCTCCATTCCCTTTTGCGTCAGATCGTCGAGCTGCGGAATGTATTCCACATATTTCCCGTTGGGCACCGCGCAAACGAGGCTCACATGCAGTTCCATCAGGAAATGCGGGCAGACGGGAATGTCGAAGGCCTCCGCCGCGTGAGCCACTTTCAGCCAAGGGGTGATGCCGCCGATCCGCGCCACGTCCACCTGGACGATCGAGCAGGCGCCCTTTTGCATATATTCGCGAAAATGGCGGATGGAATAGATGGACTCGCCGACGGCGATCGGCGTCGGCGTCGACCGCGTGAGGCGGATGTGACCGTCGAGATCGTCGGCCGGCAGCGGTTCCTCGATCCAGGCGAGATCGAGTTCGCGGAGCCGGGCGGCGCGGCGGATCGCCTCGTCGACGGTGAAGCCCTGATTGCAATCCGTCATGATTTCGAAGCCGTCGCCAAGTGCTGCGCGCATGGCCGAGAGCCGATCGTAATCCTCCGCCCCGCTCGGCTTGCCGATCTTGACCTTCGATCCGGAGCAGCCCTTGGCCTTCGCCTGCAACGCGTCGTCGACGAGGGCCTGCTTTTCGATGTGCAGCCAGCCCCCCTCGGTGGTGTAAAGCGGGCAGCTTTCCTTCGCCCCGCCCGCCAGTTTCCAGAGCGGCAGCTTCTGCTTCTTCGCACGCAGGTCCCATAGCGCCGTATCGACGGCGGCGAGCGCCAAGGCCGTGATGGCGCCGATGGTCGTCGCATGCGTCGCAAACTCCATCTTGTGCCAAAGCGCCTCGATGCAGTCCGCGTCTTCCCCGAGCAGGATCGGAACCAGATGATCGGAGAGCAGCCGCATGACGGACGATCCGCCTGTTCCGATCGTGTAGCTGTAGCCGGTGCCGGTCGCACCGTCCGCATCCGTGATCGTCACGATCGGCGTTTCCTGGCTCACGAAGCTCTGGATGGCGTCGGTCCGCTTGACCTTCGGCGGAAGATCCACCATCCGCAGTTCTATTTTCTCGATCCTTGCCATGTCAGCCTGCCAAAGCCTTTCCGGTCTCGCCGTCGAAGAGATGCGCCCGGGACAGATCGAGGCTCATGCGCACCGCCTCGCCCGGGCGCAGCGGCCGCGGGTTGAGCATGCGCGAGACCCAATCCCGCCCGTTGAACTGAGTGAAAACCAGGGTTTCGTTGCCCAGCGGTTCCGTGATCGTGACCGGAAGCTCGATCTCGTGGACGGCGTCCGCATCACCCGCATGGAGGCCGTGCCCCGAAGGATAGACATCGTCCGGCCTGAGCCCGAAGGTCACTTTCTGGCCCTCGCGAACCGAGGAACGGAAGCGTGGCGGGAGCGGCAGGGTCGCTCCGCTTGCAAAGGCGAGCTTTCCGTCCGTCAGGACCGCCTCCTCCATGTTCATCGGCGGCGAGCCGATGAAGCCGGCGACGAACTTGGTCGCCGGGCGGCGGAAGACATCCTCCGGCGTGCCCACCTGCTCGATATGCCCGTCGCGCATGATGACGATGCGGTCGGAGAGCGTCATCGCCTCCACCTGATCATGGGTGACGTAGATCATCGTCGCCTGCATGCGGGCGTGCAGTTTCTTGATCTCGGTGCGCACCTGGGTCCTGAGCTTCGCGTCGAGGTTCGACAGAGGCTCATCGAAGAGAAAGACATCCGGCTGCCGCACGATCGCGCGTCCCATGGCGACGCGCTGGCGCTGGCCGCCCGACAGTTGCGAAGGGCGACGTTCGAGAAGATGGCCGAGATCGAGGATCGCCGCCGCCTCGGCAACGCGCGTCTTGATCTCTTCCGCCGGACGCCCGGCGATTTTCAGCGAGAAGCCCATATTCTCGGCGACCGTCATATGCGGGTAGAGTGCATAGGACTGAAAGACCATCGAGATGTTGCGCGCTCGAGGCGGCAGATCGTTGACCTTTCGCCCGCCGATCTCGATCGCGCCGCCGCTGACCTCCTCGAGTCCCGCGATCATGCGCAGCGTCGTCGACTTGCCGCAGCCCGAAGGTCCGACGAGCGCAATGAATTCGCGATCCTTTACTTCAAGATCGATGCCGTGCACGACTTCCAGAGCGCCGTAGCGCTTGACGAGTTTCTTGAGCGTAACGGGCGCCATGGACGATTATCCTTTCACCGCGCCGAAGGTCAGGCCCGAGACGAGGTGCTTCTGAATGATGAAGGTGAGGGTCAACGCCGGAACGATCATGACGACCGCGAGCGCGCACATGCCGCGCCAGTCGATGGTGAATTCGGCGGTGTAGTCGAGGAGCCCCACGGGCAAGGTCTTGGAATTGACGGAGCGGGTAATCTGCGAAGCGAGCGCATATTCGTTCCAGGACGTCAGGAAAGCGAAGATACCGGCCGACGCAATGCCCGGGCCGGCAAGCGGAAACTCCACCTGCCAGAAGGCCTGCCAAGGGGTGCAGCCGTCGATCTGCGCGGCTTCCGCGAGATCTTTCGGCACCTGGCGGAAGAATCCGTCGATCAGCCAGATCGTGAAGGGAACGTTGAGCGCGACATAGGTGAGAATCAGCGAGAAATGCGTATCGATGATGCCGGTGCGCGCATAGAGCATGAAGAGCGGCAGCGACAGCGCGATGCCCGGCACCGCGCGCGTCAGCATGAAGCCGAGGAAGATGGCCGACTTCGCCTTGAACCGGTAGCGCGCGAAGGCATAGCCGCCGGCAAGGCCGATCGCCAGGGCGATGACCGTCGAGGTGACCGATACGATGAGCGAATTGCGGAAATAGTCCCAGACCGGGACGCCCCCCTGCCCGGCGCCCGAGAACATCGCCCGGTAGGCGTCGAACGAGAGCGTCTCCGGGATCCAGACCGGCGGCTTGGCCATGATCTCGACCGTCGGCCTCAGCGATGACAGTACGATCCAGAGGCCCGGCAGGCAAATGACCAGCATGGCGAGAAAGAGCCCCACGAGGTGCGCCACCTTCAGCAACCGCCGCCGCAGGCGATGAGACGCGTTCGTATCCATTACCACTCGGCTCCGATCTGCTGGCGCGCCGCGGCGAGCTTGCGGAAGAAATAGACGGTGAAGACGATCGACAGCAGGATGGCGACATAGGCCATTGCGTTGGCCATCCCCATGCGGGCGTCGCCATAGGCGGTGCGTCCGATAAGCGTCCAGAGCAGTTCGGTGCGCTTTGCCGGGCCGCCATCCGTCATGATCTTGACGATGTCGTAGGCGCGCGCGACATCGAGCGAACGGATCGTCATCGCGATGAAGGCGAAGGGCATCAGGTAGGGCCAGGTGACATAGCGGAAGGTCTGCCAGGGCGTGCAGCCGTCGACATGGGCCGCTTCGACCGGATCCTTGGGCATGGCAAGCAGCCCGGCGAGAATGAGGATCGCAAAAACCGCGGTCGACGACCAGACCTCTGCGACGATGATCGAGAAGAGCGCGAGATTGCCGTCGATCAGCCAGGGGATGGCACGGTCGGTGAGGCCCAGCGACTGCAGCGCGTTGTTGACGAAGCCGATATTGTCGTTGAACAGGAACTTGAACTGGAAGCCCACCAGCACCGGCGAGAACATCATCGGAAACATCATCGCGGTCCGCAACGCCCGCTGGCCGTAAGTCGCCTTGTTGACCAGCAGCGCCAAGCCAAGTCCGAGGAACATCTCGGCGTTGAGCGCGACGGTGAGAAGGAGCACCGTCCGGCCGAACGCGACCCAGAATTCGGCATTGGTGAGGACGTTCACATAGTTGCGAAACCCGATGAAGACCCAAAGCGAGTCCGGCTTCGTCAGACGGAACGGGGTGAAACTCGAATAAAGCGAGAAGACGAGCGGCAGCACGATGAACACTGCCAGGACGATGAAGGCCGGAAGCAGCAGAAGCGTGGGTGCCGACAGTTTCGAGAGCTTCATCGGAGATCCTGGGAAGAGTTCACAT
The genomic region above belongs to Sinorhizobium meliloti and contains:
- a CDS encoding SDR family oxidoreductase: MTASLAGKVVLVTAAAQGIGRATALAFARAGAKVHATDINADVVGSLEGEAGISTHRLDVLDTAAVEALVAEIGAVDVLFNCAGFVHAGSVLTMKDEDLDFAFDLNVKSMIRTIRAVLPGMIARKDGSIVNMASVASSIKGVPNRFAYGVTKAAVIGLTKAVAADYVGDGIRCNAICPGTVESPSLESRMRAQGDYETARAAFISRQPMGRLGTPEEIADLAVYLAGATYTSGQAYAIDGGWTI
- a CDS encoding MaoC/PaaZ C-terminal domain-containing protein gives rise to the protein MSEQTIYYEDYEQGHVRLTSGRTITETDFVVHAGHTGDFFPHHMDAEFAKTLPGGQRIAHGTMIFSIGVGLTASLINPVAFSYGYDRLRFVRPVHIGDTIRTRVTIAAKEDDPKRPRAGRVIERCEVINQRGEVVLAADHILIVERKLEGTIQ
- a CDS encoding Gfo/Idh/MocA family oxidoreductase, whose amino-acid sequence is MTETFDPSSLRQWWPKPATPRPIVIFGAGSIVGDAHLPAYRNAGFPVAGIFDPDAEKAAALARQWDVRAFTSEGEALSAENAIFDLATPPAAHASILSQLPKGSFALIQKPMGSDLAAATGILEICRERNIRAAVNFQLRFAPMMLALKDAIARGYLGEVVDFDAWLALATPWGLWPFLKGLPRIEIAMHSIHYLDLVRSLLGDPQGVHAKTIGHPNHEVAQTRTAAILDYGDAVRCVLSVNHDHDFGRRFQACEFRICGTRGAAYVKLGVNLDYPRGEPDELWIRPSGDSEWISVPLEGSWFPDAFANRMANLQRHACGEDDELIGSVEDAWRTMALVEAAYQSSARPATPIAALPLEK
- a CDS encoding L-rhamnose mutarotase, which encodes MQRMGMVIGLEPPKVAEYKRLHAAVWPEILALISECNITNYSIFLKEPENLLFGYWEYVGEDFEADMAKMAAHPKNQEWWSVCMPCQKPLESRRQGEWWAMMEEVFHHD
- a CDS encoding mandelate racemase/muconate lactonizing enzyme family protein — protein: MARIEKIELRMVDLPPKVKRTDAIQSFVSQETPIVTITDADGATGTGYSYTIGTGGSSVMRLLSDHLVPILLGEDADCIEALWHKMEFATHATTIGAITALALAAVDTALWDLRAKKQKLPLWKLAGGAKESCPLYTTEGGWLHIEKQALVDDALQAKAKGCSGSKVKIGKPSGAEDYDRLSAMRAALGDGFEIMTDCNQGFTVDEAIRRAARLRELDLAWIEEPLPADDLDGHIRLTRSTPTPIAVGESIYSIRHFREYMQKGACSIVQVDVARIGGITPWLKVAHAAEAFDIPVCPHFLMELHVSLVCAVPNGKYVEYIPQLDDLTQKGMEIREGRAIAPSDPGIGIAWDWEAVQARSVAEFTREFRR
- a CDS encoding ABC transporter ATP-binding protein, giving the protein MAPVTLKKLVKRYGALEVVHGIDLEVKDREFIALVGPSGCGKSTTLRMIAGLEEVSGGAIEIGGRKVNDLPPRARNISMVFQSYALYPHMTVAENMGFSLKIAGRPAEEIKTRVAEAAAILDLGHLLERRPSQLSGGQRQRVAMGRAIVRQPDVFLFDEPLSNLDAKLRTQVRTEIKKLHARMQATMIYVTHDQVEAMTLSDRIVIMRDGHIEQVGTPEDVFRRPATKFVAGFIGSPPMNMEEAVLTDGKLAFASGATLPLPPRFRSSVREGQKVTFGLRPDDVYPSGHGLHAGDADAVHEIELPVTITEPLGNETLVFTQFNGRDWVSRMLNPRPLRPGEAVRMSLDLSRAHLFDGETGKALAG
- a CDS encoding carbohydrate ABC transporter permease codes for the protein MDTNASHRLRRRLLKVAHLVGLFLAMLVICLPGLWIVLSSLRPTVEIMAKPPVWIPETLSFDAYRAMFSGAGQGGVPVWDYFRNSLIVSVTSTVIALAIGLAGGYAFARYRFKAKSAIFLGFMLTRAVPGIALSLPLFMLYARTGIIDTHFSLILTYVALNVPFTIWLIDGFFRQVPKDLAEAAQIDGCTPWQAFWQVEFPLAGPGIASAGIFAFLTSWNEYALASQITRSVNSKTLPVGLLDYTAEFTIDWRGMCALAVVMIVPALTLTFIIQKHLVSGLTFGAVKG
- a CDS encoding carbohydrate ABC transporter permease, translated to MKLSKLSAPTLLLLPAFIVLAVFIVLPLVFSLYSSFTPFRLTKPDSLWVFIGFRNYVNVLTNAEFWVAFGRTVLLLTVALNAEMFLGLGLALLVNKATYGQRALRTAMMFPMMFSPVLVGFQFKFLFNDNIGFVNNALQSLGLTDRAIPWLIDGNLALFSIIVAEVWSSTAVFAILILAGLLAMPKDPVEAAHVDGCTPWQTFRYVTWPYLMPFAFIAMTIRSLDVARAYDIVKIMTDGGPAKRTELLWTLIGRTAYGDARMGMANAMAYVAILLSIVFTVYFFRKLAAARQQIGAEW